The Chlorocebus sabaeus isolate Y175 chromosome 20, mChlSab1.0.hap1, whole genome shotgun sequence genomic sequence ATTTAAAGCATGGAGGTGGGGGTCAGAGAGAAAGACAGTAGGGAAAGGTTGAGTTAGTAAGGCAGGTATGTGACTTCCTTTTAACAGGCACCTGCATGGCGTTGAGTAAATAACCAGTTATATGTGGGGGAGGGAGTGGTCAACATTTGGTCCTGGGGACTGAGAATAAGAGCAGGAAAGCAATAAACAGCTAACTATGAGAGTGACTCAATGTAATTATATTACTTGTCAATCGCTACTTTTCCTTTCTTACCAAAATTCACACAGGTATGAAAGCAATATGACATTCAGGTTCTATTATGTGTATTTGTGCACAGGACTTCCCACAATAAGGGAGAAGAAAAACCACTGCACATTCGGATAAAAtatgctgggaatacagcagtaaacagaatagaaaaagtCTACACTTTAATTAGTGGATAAGtaaaaataagtgaacaaataaatttatattattcagGGGGCCATATGTGCAATTCTGTTAAGTAAAGCAGAACGTGGAGTGGAATAGGGATGACAGGTTTGATAGTTAATACTTGAGCAGAGCTGTATACAGTAAGATAGTTATAGAATATCTTAAGGCAGAGTATTCTCAGAACAACATGGTAAGTACAAAGGCCCCAAGGCAGGAACAAGCTGGTGAATGTGGCTGAAGCACACTGACCAAGGGAAAGTTTTGCAGAGATCAGAGAGGTGCTCGAAGGCCAGATCATGTAGGCCATTAAGGAGCTTCACAGGCCATTGCAgagattttgtcttttaaatgagATAGAGTACTCTTGGAGAATTTGACTGACTGGAGAGGCTGGTGGTAGCAATGGAGATGTGGAGATGCAGATTAGTTGCGgagatattttaaatgaaattgatttAGTATAGGCTGACTAAAAGAGAAATCAAGGATTAATTGTAGGTTTTTACACTGAGCACTTGAAAAGAGCTACTATTTGCTGATAGGAGGGAGGAGTAGTCTTGGAGGAAGGAAACCAAGAATACTGTTGAACAAAATGTTGAAGACTCCTGGTAAGTATCGAAGTATAAATATCACAGGAAGTCAGAAATATGAGAATCTGGAGTTTAGGAAAGAAGGGGATTAGGTTTATAAGATCTCATATCAGTCTGATTCTTATTCTTTTGTAGATAATCTACCCtttctttctgtaaatatttagaaatcatgtctgtgtgtatacacacacacacacacacacacacacacacacacacacacacacttaccccCGCCCCCAGGACTGCCTCAGCTTTCATCTCAGTATTTGACTGAAACCTATTCAACTTCAGTTTTAGCCTTAGAATAATGAGATGTCTATGTCAATGTCATTTGGGGCATCTCTGGTCTTGTGCAGTCACAAAAGTCACCATTACCACTACACAGTATGTATTATGACCAATGGATATCATTCAGAGTTCTAGTTTCCATATGCTATTATCAAACGTATATAATAAAGCTTTTAATATAACTTGGGGGTGAAATTAGTGAAATATCAATttacataattaattttattgtaaaatacatTAATGTATGAGTTTCTGTACTGTCTttgattacagtttttaaagtatttcccatttttttattttgaaaattttaaacctacagaaaagttggaaaaaaaagtacaaagagcAACCATAGTCCCTTCACCTGGATTCACCAATTATGATGATTTCGCTGCATTTGCCTTATCTTTGTCTTCTCAGGTACACACAGCCCCTGACCCATCTGAAAATAAACTGCAAACATGTTGGCACTTCTCCGTAAATACGGTGGCATGTCTCTTAAAAATAGGATATTCTCCTAAATAGCTACAATAACATTATTATACGTAATAAATTTAATGCTGATTCTGTATTAATATGCAATCCATATTCAGATTTCTCCAATTATCGGAAAAACTCTGTATAGCTGTTGTAtgagtttcctgtggctgctgcaacaaattactacaaactcaATGGTTTTAAAACAACAgtcatttattctcttacagttctgggggtCTGAAGTACAAAATCAATTTTACTCAGTAGAAATCAAGGCTGCACTCCCTCCAGAAGCCTTAAGGGGGAGGGTCTATTTCCATGCCTTTTCCAGCTTCGAGAGGTTTATTTCTGGTTTATGGTCCCTTCTATCTTCAAAGCAAGCAGCCTGTtaatcttcaaatctctctctgcttCTACACTTGACTTTCTTGCCTCTTCTATACGGACTGTGGTGATTACATTTGGGGCCTATCTGGATAATCTGGCATAATCTCTCAATCTCagaattacatctgcaaaatctccTTGGCTATATACGGTAATACTCAGGCTCTAGGGATTAGGATATGGACATATTTGGGAGCCACATTTAGCCTGCCACAGCCATTGACTAATGTTACGGATTGAgttgtgtccccccaaaagatatgttgaagtctaACCCCTAGTTCCTTAGAATTTTGCCTtctttggaaacagggtctttgcagatgtaatcaagttaaaatgaggtcactagggtgggccctaatccagtatgactgatACCCTTATAAGAAGACATGGagacggctgggtgcagtggcttacgtctgtaatctcagcactttgggaggccaaggcaggtggatcacctgaggtcaggagttcgaggccagcctgactaacatgatgaaactccatctctaccaaaaataccaaattagccgggcgtgctgatgcacgcatgtaatcccagctactcaggaggctgaggcaggggaattgcttgaaccccggggggtggaggttgcagtgagccaagatcatgccattgcactccagcctgggcaacaagagagaaacttcatctaaaaaaaagaaagaaaacatggagaCATACATGAAAAGACTGAGGTAGAGATTACAGTTATGCTGCCACAAACCAAAGAACAAATGGGGCTACCAGACACTGAAAGACAAGAGTCTTCCCCTAGTGGGTTTGGAGAGAGCATGGCCCTAccaacactttgatttcaaacttctggcctctaaAACCATGAaagaataagtttctgttgttttatgccATACAGTTTATGGTACTTTGACAGCCTCAGGAAATTAATACAACTACTAAAATTTTTTgatttagtttatttaaaaattttaaataacatttcacatcttaaaaaaaaacaaaaccctggacATTCTTCCTGTGATAGTAATATTAGTCTTTAGCCTTAGTCAAGTATTGATTTTCAACATATGGACATTTGTTCCAAATATGTAATAGGAGCAACTCTGTCCTAATAGACCCCATTTGACTTCTTTGAGACCTTTCACGAAAGATCTTTCCTTGTatctagaaaattatttattattcctgAAATATTTCAGGATTCAAACTGGTATAAACAAATACGTCAGACAAATTGGCTTAACTGGAAGTCCAAAGGTACAGCAGGGATCCAAGGTTGACTGAACTCCATGAGTGGCTCAGTTCTCTGATTCTCCCACACTGTGCCCTCCTCTGCATTTTGTCTATAATCATTCTTGCCTTCATACCTAAAGACAGTCCATCCTGCTGCTACCTCTTGAAAGCAAATAAGCTGCTTTCCCAAAAGATAATGGCATGCTACACTCCCCTGCTGAGTTAGTCAGTTGTTAACTCAGTTCACTTCCTGAAATGTTAAATGCCAATTAGTTTGATCTAGATTCCTGAACTAATCACAGTAAGACGCAGGTTGAGACAACAAACAAATCAGGCCAACCCTAAGAACTGTGGGCAAAATGCGTTTCTGGGAAACACATGTGGCAGCACTGTAACagaaacataattataaaaacaaatactacCTAGTCAATAACATACATTATAGGACTATGAACTACTCAGTTATACCTCAtgacaaacacatgagtaataaAGTCTAGAAAAATACTTTAAGGTGATGTCCATCATTCCCATTGCTGTGTTCACAGTTCACGGGTAGATCTTAGACAGGCTTGCGTTGTCTTTACTGAACTCTAGATCCATCTCTCAAACTGTCAACTGCACATATCCACTTGAATAGCAAAGAGCTTCTCAAATTTCAAGCGGAACTCTGGATCTCCCTTCAGTGTCCCAACGAGTATCTTCTCCCAGTGTTCTATCCTAATAGTACCACGATCTACACAGTTGCTCAAGCCAAAAATCTAGGGGTTTCACTGTTACCTAAATCCTGTTCCTCAGCCACATCTATTCTACGTCaaagataaaatccaacatttctgtttccattaccaccactgtactccaacatgTTATTTATCTGCTGTTTTTCACACTTTAGCATGCATCAGCATCACCCAGAAAGCTTAACACAAATCATGGAACCtgggaattttcatttttaataacttcAACTAAtgcagatgctgctggtctggaaAGACTTTAAGACTTAATCACTGCTCCAGACCACAAAACTGCAACAGCCTAATTGCTTTCCTTGCTTCTATTGTGGCCAGCCTAGGATTTATGATTCCCCAAAGCCATCAGTATAATCTTCTAAGGTTAATGAGGCTGTGTGATTCCAAATCCAGTGTTCCCAAAGCAGAGAACAAACCTAATCAACTTCTCTTGCAAATTGGTGGTCCTTCTGTTGTTCAGGCATCCCAAACTCTGGCTTCAGAAATCATACATATTTTGTTGCCATTGTATGGAACTAATCATTAAACTGGACAAGCTTTTCCAAGTGATAATTCTTAGGGAAAAAGTCACTAATGGTATTGGGTAGATTTTAGGGTATCTCAAGTAGGAAGCACAGATGGTGTTAACGGTGTTAATTCCTGGTTATCAAAATCAAACTTCCATCTACCTGCTTAAGAAATTTTCACATGAATGGTGTAGGCACGTGTTTGTGAACCAACGATATAAAAACCTCAAGAAATTTCTCGATACCATATATAAAAGTTGAACTATTTATTCCCTTTTAAGTACACATCTGAGAGCATACAATGTATTTAATCTCTACCTTCATTTTACCACTGAAGAGCAGACCCAACCTTTGTTCATATAGACAATTTGGTCTTACATAAGCTTACCAAAATTAACACTGCATTTCTAACCAGGACACAATTTGCTGGGCACATATTCACGGGTACGTAGGCAGAACAAAGACAGTTTCAAGAGCAGCCCCTAAGGCAAACCCCAGCATATCTAGACCATAGTAAGATACCACTATCAATCGATGTAAGCTTGCTTACAACAATGCCTTATGTGAAAATAATATAGTTATCTGTGCTTGGTGGAGTTGTGTGCTCTCCGAAAGTTAAGCAGACGGAAAGCCAAAAATATAAACTGTACTGACAACATAAAGATTCTTTCACCGAAGGGGTTAAGCAGCCCAGAAAAGAGACTTTGGAGTCAAGCAGCCGGGACTCACTTGGAGCCGGTGTACTTGGTGACGGCCTTGCAAGTGCCCTCGGACAAGGCGTGCTTGGGCCAGCTCGCCGGGCAGCAGCAGGCGCAGGGCCGTCTGGCTCTCGCGGGACGTGACGGTGGAGCGCTTGTAGTGCGCCAGGCGGGACGCCTCTCCCGCGATGCGCTCGAAGATGTCGTTGGCGAAGGAGTTCGCGATGCCCACGGCCTTGGACGAGATGCCGGTGTCGGGGTGGACCTGCTTCAGCACCTTGTACATGCAGATGGAGTAGCTCTCCTTGCGGCTGCGCTTGCGCTTCTTGCCGTCTTTCTTCGGGGCTTTGGTGACGGCTTTCTTGGAGCCCTTCTTGGGAGCGGGCGCGGACTTTGCAGGTTCAGGCACGGCCAGACCCAACACCGACTCTCAACCCCCGAGAACGCAGGCAGAACCTTGGTCTCGGGGTCTACCGGAAACGACTGTGCACTTACAGAGGCCGTGCGCATGACGCTGCGTTGTGGTTCGCGAGTTTTTCGCGGCGCCCAATGCGAGGGAGACGAGATTATGTAAATGAGTGGATTCTGGCTGAGCTATCCTATTGGCTATCGGGACAAAATTTGCTTGAGCCAATCAAAGTGCTCCGTGGACAATCGCCGTTCTGTCTATAAAAGGGTGAAGCTGCGGCGTTTTCGGTGACTTTTCCGGTCGCCAGGCAGGAGTTTCACTCGGTGACTACTATCGCTGTCATGTCTGGTCGTGGCAAGCAAGGAGGCAAGGCCCGCGCCAAGGCCAAGTCGCGCTCGTCCCGCGCCGGCCTCCAGTTCCCGGTAGGGCGAGTGCACCGCTTGCTGCGCAAAGGCAACTACGCGGAGCGGGTGGGGGCCGGCGCGCCAGTCTACATGGCGGCGGTCCTCGAGTACCTGACCGCCGAGATCCTGGAGCTGGCGGGCAACGCGGCTCGGGACAACAAGAAGACGCGCATCATCCCTCGTCACCTCCAGCTGGCCATCCGCAACGACGAGGAACTGAACAAGCTGCTGGGCAAAGTCACCATCGCCCAGGGCGGCGTCCTGCCTAACATCCAGGCCGTGCTGCTCCCTAAGAAGACGGAGAGTCaccacaaggcaaagggcaagtGAGGCTGACGTCCGGCCCAAGTGGGCCCAGCCCGGCCCGCGTCTCGAAGGGGCACCTGTGAACTCAAAAGGCTCTTTTCAGAGCCACTCACGTTTTCAAATAAAAGAGTTGCTAATGCCGGCTCCTCTCAGTCCAGCGTTTCTCAGTAGTAAACTGCGAACCTGCAGCGGACCGGACGGGACGGgacgggggtgtgtgtgtgtgtgtgtgcgcgcgcgtgtgccGTCTTGCATCTGGAGCACGTAACTGCCTTGGGTCATCGATGAGTGGGCCCCCACTCCTAGGACTTCCCAGCGCAGGTGGAGGCACCAAACATCCTGGGCGCCGCCACGGTCCACTCCACACAGTTACAAACACCAGCGCCGCGGGCAGTACCCAAGGCGCTTAAAGTGTTGCGCCCGGAGCGCGCGCTTCCCCAGTGGTTTCCGCAGGCCATGGCCGGGCACTTAGACCTAGCCTAGCACTAGCGGGACGTGCTCCTTGCCCCCACCCCCGATGGGGTAGTGCTCGCCCAGTGTGGCGGAGCTGGGTCTTGGCTTCACGGAGCTAACTTAAGTcttagtttctgttttgtttcccaAAGCGCCTTGGCGGCGGAGAGTAAGGGTCTCGGAGGCGGAATCTGGGGGCGGGCACCTCTCCCACCCAAAAGGTATCCGACAGGCGAAAAACCACCCGCCAAGTAGCAACTGAAGGCTGGGGGCAAATGGAAGAATGAGGTTCCATGCCGGAGCCGCTGGGCGCAACAAGAAAGGAAGCGAAGGGCGGACAGGGAACAATCTGACAAAACTGCCACGGAAAACGACTTTCACCCtaaaggaaagggggaaaaacaAGCTTGCAAAACTTGGCCAACTGGAAAGTAGAAAGTGAGGCGGGTGGGCGGGATTAGGGAGGACTCTGCCCAAGCCAACCGGTGACTTTAGGACGGGTGACGTCACAGCCAATGGACAGCCAGCGCGGGATTTTCAATTCTTGTTCCGCCCAATCGGGAAAAGACTGTGCTTATAAAGACGGCTGCCGCGGGGCCAGCAGCTCGTTTCTCTCCCCGCCGCTGCGCTGGTAAGCTTGTGTGTTGGTTCGCTATGGCCCGTACTAAGCAGACTGCCCGCAAGTCGACCGGCGGCAAGGCCCCGAGGAAGCAGCTGGCCACCAAGGCGGCCCGCAAGAGCGCGCCGGCCACGGGCGGGGTGAAGAAGCCGCACCGCTACCGGCCCGGCACCGTGGCCCTGCGGGAGATCCGGCGCTACCAGAAGTCCACGGAGCTGCTGATCCGCAAGCTGCCCTTCCAGCGGCTGGTACGCGAGATCGCGCAGGACTTTAAGACGGACCTGCGCTTCCAGAGTTCTGCCGTGATGGCGCTGCAGGAGGCCAGCGAGGCCTACCTGGTGGGGCTGTTCGAAGACACGAACCTGTGCGCCATCCACGCCAAGCGCGTGACCATCATGCCCAAGGACATCCAGCTGGCCCGCCGCATCCGTGGTGAGCGGGCTTAAGAAGTGCGTGTTTGGTCGGAGGTTCCATCGCATCCAAAAGGCTCTTTTCAGAGCCACCCACATCAGCACTTGGAAGAAGCTGTACCGCTTGCCCTCCGTGCTCCCCCTCCGGCATTAGAGCGGGGAAGGCACTTCCGGTTAGGCTCCCAAAAAAACACGGGGTCGCTTGACAAGTCAGGTCCCCTGCTGCGGTGCCATCTTGAGCTCTGCCGACTTCGGCCAGTTGGCCTGGCCGGGCTGCGGCGGCTTTCCTTGGCGCCGGCTTGGGGGCTTTGACGGTCCGGCTCTTCCTGCGCGTGACCGGGGCCCTGCGTGGCGGGGGGAGGTGGGGCGGGAGGGACAGGGCGTCGGTCCCGAGGCCAGGGGTCACCAGGCGGACGCTCAGGGCTCGCGGTCCTGAGAGCGCCTGGCCTTTGCGGAAGTGGAGGGCCACACGCCCGTGCTTCGCGCCCAAACCGGCGTCACCCGGCGCGGCCCTCCGGCTAGCGAGGGAAATGACCACCTCGGCCTCGCCGGGGTTCTGCGGGCAAACGTGGGGAGAACTGCGCTGGGGCTGCCGGTCGGGCTCACGCCACCTCCACCAGCACAGTGGTAACCCCCACATCCTGCCCCTAAGCCAAAATCCCCGGGGGCGCGGGGTGTGGGCGGAATTTTGTGAATCTGGGCTTAATCGAGCTGTTCCCTGTCCATGTCCACAGAAGGAGACTCACTCTGTTCCAATGAGGGCACTCGGTCCTCTTAGAAGCTGCATGGTGTGTCTGGATTTTCTGTCCAGACTCAGTAGTTTCTTTACATTGTTTTCGTCGGACATGTGGGCAGACGCTGGTCCCCGAGTTCAGATCCTTGGGAAGACAGTAGATCAAACAGGCAGAACGTGGGCCTCCGTTGGGCAAATGAAGTTCCTCACCTTAGGAAATCGTGACAGGAGGCCTCAGAGGCGATCTCTGTAGTCTCTgggagctgggaagtccaaggcctCTTAGTGGGAAAGTGACGCAGGGTCTTGCAGAGCCCACTCTACACAGGGCCAGACACAAATGGCCATAGAGGTCTTAGGTAACACCGTCTCGGTCATTTATTTGCTCCTCAAAGAAGCCAgggctttggttttctgtttgtttcatcaCAGTTAACAGGTTAAAAGCATTCGCCGCAGAGATCTGTGAGAATtaagaggggagaagagaagggatAATGGAATAAAACTTCGTTTTGTAAAGCTGCCATTTTGGCTTTCCTGAGGCGTGTTAAGTGAGGAGAGCAGTGTAGGTGAGCCCTGCTGGGGACTGCCACATGTTTCTGCTCCAGGGTCACAGCAATTTCTAGAGAATGCCTCCAGGTCTCTGCGGAGACTCTCATAACCTGCTTAGGCCCACCGTGCATGGGCGGTATTCTGACTTCAAAAAGTAGTGACCTtcagaggtgggtgggtcacccaCCATCTCTGCACCCAGCTTCTCAGGCCCAGTAGTGACTGAGCAGAGACCGGAAGCTGCGGATGTTGGTGTCAGACATCTAGGTCCTCTGActgccccccccaccccgccctccAGATCACACTCCTTTCACTCACCAGTCTGGGCACCTCTAAACTCCGGGAGGTCTCCCCGGCTGAATCTCAAAGGAAAATTTCGTGGCATTTTTTTATATCCAGTCAGGAATAGAATTCATTACAGGTTGCGGTCCTGGCACTGTGAAGGCCTGCACTCACAGGAATCTGTCAGTCTTCGTATTTGTTTGCGAGACCAGCATAAGCTGAATTCATCAATACAAGATAACATTCTAAAATGCTAAGTTTTAACATTTAATCATTCCCTGTACTTAAATCATTGTCTACCCTCAGGTGACAGTTAAAGGATAATTAAGGATACGGTAAAGAAATACTCTTCctctggctgggcactgtggctcacagctgttaatcccagcactttgggaggcggaggcgggcggattgcttgaagtcaaagttccagaccagcttgggaaacatagcaagaccctgtctctacaacaacaacaacaaaaagaaaaagaaaaagaaaaaagaaatacctagcCGGGGGTGGTGCcatttgcctgtggtcccagctactcgggaggctgaggtgggagaatcacttaagcccgggaggcggaggctgctgtgagctgagattgtgccactgcactccagtgtgggtgacaagacagtgagaccctgtctcaaacccaCCTCTTCCTCTAATAACTAGCTTCTACGTGGCTACCTTGCCAGTAAGCCCACTCTGAATCTGTGGCTTTTATGAAGTGAAAAACGTGCTTTGTTCACATTTAATTCTGCCTTAGGCAGGCTAGTGGgggacaggtgtgtgtgtgtatgtgtgtgtttggaggggaACTATGTGGTAAGAGACATGGCCATGTTTACActgctttttcttccttagaAGAGGACTTGTCCACTCTCCTGGTCACCCTTATCCTTCTCTAGGTTCCCATCTCAGTCTTCTCATGTCTTTCTCTTCCCCATCAATATTCCTGGTTTCCCCCGTGCTGGCCTTGGCCATCTTCTTTTCTCCCTGCAACTCAAGTGAGATCGACTCCCTGCTTTCCACATTTCTGTCCCTTAGCTAAGTGCTCCCAAATTGGTATCTTCTGCTGAGACCCTATCCTGAGCTCtacacattgtgtgtgtgtgtgtgtgtgtgtgtgtgtgtgtgtgtgtgtgtgtgtatgaaacagggtctcactcacaaAGCAAATTTTAACATTTGGGTGAACATCTGGGCAACATATATtcaggttttaaatatttttgcattaaaacaaaaactgtttaaaaaaaagaaaaagaggacaggcgcggtggctcactcctgtaatcccagcattttgggaggccgaggagggcggctcacctaaagtcaggagttcgagaccagcctggccaacatggcaaaacctccatctctactaaaaatacaaaaattagcccggagtggtggtgggcgcctgtggtcccagctactcgggaggctgaggcaggagaatcacttgaacccgggaggtagaggttgtggtcagccaagatcgtgccactgcactccagcctgcatgacagattgagactccatctcataaaaagaaagaggaaggatggaagggaaagaaaggaaaggaaggaaagaaagagaaagaaagaaaaaaaaagaaagaaagagagaaagaaagaaagagaaagaaaaaaagaaagagagaaagaaagaaatgctgttACCTAAGTCAGTGGCTTTCAACCTTTAATGTGTATCAGAATCACCGGGAGGGCTTTTTTAAAGCACAGATTACTATGTCTCACCCCTCAGTTTCTCATTcaataggtctggggtggggcccaagacTTTATCCCAGGTGATCAGTGCTGCTAGATGAGAGGCTACATTTTGAGAACAACTGATTCAGACAATGGACATGTTTTCTCCCccactccctttctttctttatcttcaaATTTTTGATACCTCCTTCTTTAGTGGATCTTGGTGAGGATCAGACAGATTCATCAGCATtgcctttaaaattaaaaaaaaaaaaacagtgatactTGAAATAGCAATGCTGAAAATCACAGGTCAGatttaaaagggaaaaggaaacatcttgagCATTACAACCTCTATTTCTTACCTGGACATCTTCACAAATGTTATTCTTGCCACTTCCTCCCTGCCCTCACCCCCTTTACTCTGTATCTCAGTAGGATGCCAATCATTCTGCCCTTTATTCAGAGTCCGACACAAGCCCCAACGTCCATAGCCAAGTTTTCCTTGGTTTCCCAGCAGCCAGTGACTTCTGTAGCATTAGGATTCCTATAGTAGTTATTGTCTACATTTCTCAGCATATTGAATATGTACTGCCTCTTACTATTGGACTGTTTATTCTTAAATGTGTACAGGTATGGATTTATGTCATCTATATATTATGCATTTATTTGTCTTCTCCGTTCTGATGGTAAGCTCCTGGAGGGCAAGTCTTGCATCCGCCGCTTTGCTGGCAGCCCCATTGGTAAGCTCCTGGAAGGCAAGTCTCGCACCAGTGCTTTGCCGGCGACCTGATTGCTAAGTACCGTGTATTAAGCTTAGTTCAGTCTCAAGTGTTTGATGTTGATGAGAGCAGCCACATCTGAAAACCAATAAAGCAACTGCTGGTTTATCCTTTGGGAGCTGACAGAATTTCTTCTTCCAAATACGTACACAGTAAAATCATAAGcctagaatgttaaaaaaaaaacaaaaaacaaaaaacttatggGCTATGCAATGGCTGCAAAACTGTAAGGATTAGAAATGTGAACCCACATTTTAATCCAAATGAGGGCAATTTAGAGGTGGTAAAGAATAGCTTGCTTTAACATATGCCATGCTGATATAGAATTGGCTTTTGCTTTGTCAAAATTAAATTGTGCTTTCTGTATCGATGGTGGGCACGTTTCTGCAGGTCTCTCATTCTAAGCTACAACAGGCCCTAAGAAGTAGAAGTCACATACCTGAATTAGTTGTGAAGATGCTTTCAGATCATATCGTTGGTTCACTCTTATAGAAGGATCACATTAAAATGTCTCTGCATTTGTATCCTTGCAATGCCACAACTGAAAGACAGTTATCTCATAGGTCCTTGATTAAATTAGGAGCCTTTTTACTGAACACAAGAAATGATACTTTTCAGGCACTGGGCAGATAGCTTGGTAGAAACTCATTGTTTTAACTGTACTAAGACTGAGCTGAGTGCGTGGCTGAAGACACCATATAACATGGACCCTTACTAAGGGATCTAGTCCACT encodes the following:
- the LOC119624148 gene encoding histone H2A type 2-A — encoded protein: MSGRGKQGGKARAKAKSRSSRAGLQFPVGRVHRLLRKGNYAERVGAGAPVYMAAVLEYLTAEILELAGNAARDNKKTRIIPRHLQLAIRNDEELNKLLGKVTIAQGGVLPNIQAVLLPKKTESHHKAKGK
- the LOC103247166 gene encoding histone H3: MARTKQTARKSTGGKAPRKQLATKAARKSAPATGGVKKPHRYRPGTVALREIRRYQKSTELLIRKLPFQRLVREIAQDFKTDLRFQSSAVMALQEASEAYLVGLFEDTNLCAIHAKRVTIMPKDIQLARRIRGERA